The DNA sequence TAAAGCGCGGTAGTAAGAAAAGCGGCGATCAAAGCGACAGCGCCGCCGAGGGCGAATAGCCAGACTAGCTGACGCCAAAGGCCGGCGAGCAAGCCAGTCCAATCGGCGGGATTGACCCACAGACGCAACCCGCCCGGACCTTGCACGCCTTTGGGCATCTGCAGCGGCACCCAGATATCGTAGGCGGTGCCGTCTCCTTGTTTCTTGGAGTCGATGATGGTTTCACCGCGGCGCAGCTGGTCCATGATTTCGCCGCCGATCTGCGTCTTGTCTTTCTCGCCTTCCACCGAAGTGTAAAGCAGCCGGCCTTCAGAGTTAACCACCCACATCGCCTCGATGCTGGCGCTGCGATCGACGAACGCCTGCATCAATCCTTTGACATCGCCGTGACGCGATGTCGTGATGCGGGTCGGGCCGGCGGGCTTCTCGGCTTTGCCCTTGGGAAAAACCCTGCCGAGAAAATCCCAGAAGGACGGCGCGTTCTTTTGCGTCGGTTGGGCCGGGATGAGCACGGAGCGCTCGCGCAGGCTGTCGGCCAGAGCGATTTCGACTTGGCGCGCCATCAACAGAGCAGTTTGCAGCGTCGCTTCGGTGGTGAGCCGCTGAGCGATCAACCAAATGCCGGCGCCGAGGATGCCGAAGATGACCACGACGGTGGCACAAAAAACCGCCGCTTGTTGTTGGTGTAAACTCATTCCGCCATTAGGATAACAGATCGGTGGCGTG is a window from the Deltaproteobacteria bacterium genome containing:
- a CDS encoding HAMP domain-containing histidine kinase — protein: MSLHQQQAAVFCATVVVIFGILGAGIWLIAQRLTTEATLQTALLMARQVEIALADSLRERSVLIPAQPTQKNAPSFWDFLGRVFPKGKAEKPAGPTRITTSRHGDVKGLMQAFVDRSASIEAMWVVNSEGRLLYTSVEGEKDKTQIGGEIMDQLRRGETIIDSKKQGDGTAYDIWVPLQMPKGVQGPGGLRLWVNPADWTGLLAGLWRQLVWLFALGGAVALIAAFLTTALYTRRFRLISETLRQAEAGTYANRPQYSSRDEVGASLDLIDRLVMKQRKNVGAPAPVQRLAIAARTLAHEVKTPLNALAIHLEVLRGKIGAAVGRPGAGAAIGGALGLGAGALIGDQFQGHEITSAQQQQQINRNQAEINRNRQDIQKLQRQSGEY